Proteins found in one Lepisosteus oculatus isolate fLepOcu1 chromosome 22, fLepOcu1.hap2, whole genome shotgun sequence genomic segment:
- the LOC138224521 gene encoding G-protein coupled receptor 183-like, producing the protein MISLNLTVPLAVDFNDAADYFIFITNLLLATSSVLVAGSVVLGIICKKSLRAQNRFIFMLNTSISDTLSGIGGYYIGLFDVQEGYPSRNGTYYIVPSLLGVNILTIMFAQVDRFFAVAHPYAYSRHITRTVVSELCVFIWFYTYFILMILNIVSIDVASKISAYSTLMLQAIIIVKVMLNVKLYLIAKYQIARDPPGPERDSKKESLRLIIVVVMCFLTLWTPYFYYIVIIELTKSTYIFKNSACDPLAMMIRLSATCTPGLYIWGSPALREAVLKTVWKRVCPPLRKR; encoded by the coding sequence ATGATTTCTCTGAACCTCACTGTGCCGTTAGCGGTGGACTTTAATGACGCTgcagattatttcatttttataaccaATCTACTACTCGCTACCAGCTCCGTTCTCGTAGCTGGCTCGGTTGTGTTGGGTATTATTTGTAAAAAGTCACTGCGAGCACAAAACAGGTTTATTTTCATGCTGAACACCAGCATAAGTGACACCCTGTCCGGAATAGGCGGTTACTACatcggactgtttgatgtgcaggagggctatccgtccagaaATGGCACCTATTACATAGTGCCGTCGCTACTGGGTGTCAATATTCTGACCATtatgtttgctcaggtggatcGATTCTTTGCAGTAGCACATCCTTATGCTTACAGCCGTCatataactaggactgtagTTTCTGAACTTTGCGTTTTCATTTGGTTTTACACTTACTTCATATTAATGATTCTGAACATTGTTTCTATCGACGTGGCTTCAAAAATAAGTGCATATAGCACTTTGATGCTCCAGGCAATAATAATCGTGAAAGTGATGCTGAACGTGAAACTGTACCTCATcgctaaataccagattgctcgGGACCCGCCGGgtccagagagagacagcaaaAAAGAGTCCCTGAGACTCATCATCGTGGTGGTAATGTGTTTTCTCACACTCTGGACTCCTTATTTTTACTACATTGTGATTATTGAATTGACCAAGTCCACATATATCTTCAAAAACAGCGCCTGTGACCCTCTGGCCATGATGATAAGATTATCTGCAACCTGTACCCCCGGGCTGTACATCTGGGGGAGCCCCGCTCTCAGGGAGGCTGTGCTGAAGACCGTGTGGAAAAGAGTCTGTCCCCCACTGAGAAAAAGGTAA
- the LOC107079719 gene encoding sphingosine 1-phosphate receptor 3-like, whose amino-acid sequence MISLNLTVPLAVDFNEAEDYFIFIANLLIATSSFLMAGSVMVGIICKNELRAQNRFIFMLNTSISDTLSGVGGYYIGLFDVYEGYPSRNGTYYIVPSLLGVNILTILFAQFDRFIAVVYPYVYNRYASRTVIIEVCLFCWFYTYLIVAIQNVVTIDLAAKVSAYGTLLLQAIIIVKVMLNVKLYLIAKYQIAREPPGPERDSKKESLRLIIVVVVCFLALWTPRFYYLIVVQMTRSRYVFNNNASDPFSMMIRFSATCTPGLYIWGSPALREAVMKTVWGRVCPVPRKR is encoded by the coding sequence ATGATTTCTCTGAACCTCACTGTGCCGTTAGCGGTGGACTTTAACGAAGCTGaagattatttcatttttatagcaAATCTACTAATTGCTACCAGTTCTTTTCTCATGGCTGGCTCGGTAATGGTAGGCATTATTTGTAAAAATGAACTGCGAGCACAAAATCGCTTTATTTTCATGCTGAACACCAGCATAAGCGACACTCTGTCTGGGGTAGGTGGTTACTACATCGGACTGTTTGACGTCTacgagggctatccgtccaggaacggTACCTATTACATAGTGCCTTCGCTACTGGGAGTCAATATTTTGACCATCTTATTTGCACAGTTCGATCGATTCATTGCTGTTGTTTATCCTTATGTTTACAATCGTTATGCATCCAGGACTGTAATTATAGAAGTTTGccttttctgttggttttacacttACTTAATAGTAGCGATTCAGAACGTCGTTACAATTGATTTAGCTGCAAAAGTGAGCGCTTACGGTACCTTGCTACTCCAGGCAATAATAATCGTGAAAGTGATGCTGAACGTGAAACTGTACCTCATcgctaaataccagattgctcgGGAGCCGCCGGgtccagagagagacagcaagAAAGAGTCTCTGAGACTCATCATCGTGGTGGTAGTCTGCTTCCTGGCGCTTTGGACTCCTCGCTTTTACTATCTTATCGTGGTCCAGATGACCAGGTCACGATACGTATTTAACAACAACGCCAGCGACCCTTTTAGCATGATGATACGATTTTCTGCAACCTGTACCCCCGGGCTGTACATCTGGGGGAGCCCCGCTCTCAGGGAGGCTGTGATGAAGACGGTGTgggggagagtctgtccagtaCCGAGAAAAAGGTAA
- the LOC138224520 gene encoding allatostatin-A receptor-like: MVSLNLTVPLAVDFNYAADYFIFLTNLLIATSAVLVAGSVVLGIICKKTLRGQNRFIFMLNTSISDTLSGVGGYYIGLFDVQEGFPSRNGTYYILPSLLGVNILTILFSQLDRFLAVVYPYTYNRYITRTIVIEVCVFSWFYTYFTLTIQSFVTTDVAAKINAYGTLLLRVIIIAKVLLNVKLYLIAKYQIAREPPGPERDSKKESLRLIIVVVVCFLTLWTPRFYYIILVQLTRSRYMFNNNASDPLSMMLRFTSTCTPGLYIWGSPALRESVLKTVFGGVCPPLKKRIGPDSKRNCKHLDI; this comes from the exons ATGGTTTCTCTGAACCTCACTGTACCGTTAGCGGTGGACTTTAATTACGCTgcagattatttcatttttttaaccaatCTACTAATTGCTACCAGTGCTGTTCTCGTGGCTGGCTCGGTTGTGTTGGGTATTATTTGCAAAAAAACACTCCGAGGACAAAACAGGTTCATTTTCATGCTGAACACCAGCATAAGCGACACTCTGTCTGGGGTAGGCGGTTACTACATCGGACTGTTTGATGTTCAGGAGGGTTTTCCTTCCAGAAACGGCACCTATTACATATTGCCTTCGCTACTGGGAGTCAATATTCTGACCATCCTTTTTTCACAactggaccgattccttgcagtagtttatccttatacttacaatcgttatataacCAGGACTATAGTTATAGAAGTCTGTGTTTTCTCTTGGTTTTACACTTACTTCACATTAACTATTCAGAGCTTTGTAACCACTGATGTTGCTGCAAAAATAAACGCTTACGGCACTTTGTTGCTCCGGGTAATAATAATCGCGAAAGTGCTGTTGAACGTGAAACTCTACCTCATcgctaaataccagattgctcgCGAGCCGCCGGgtccagagagagacagcaagAAAGAGTCCCTGAGACTCATCATCGTGGTGGTAGTCTGCTTCCTGACGCTCTGGACACCTCGTTTTTACTACATTATCCTGGTCCAGTTGACCAGATCCAGATACATGTTTAACAACAACGCCAGCGATCCTCTCAGTATGATGTTAAGATTCACTTCAACCTGTACCCCCGGACTGTACATTTGGGGGAGCCCCGCTCTCAGGGAGTCTGTGCTGAAGACGGTTTTTGGGGGAGTTTGTCCCCCACTGAAAAAAAg GATCGGTCCAGACTCCAAAAGAAACTGCAAACATTTAGACATCTGA